In Vigna angularis cultivar LongXiaoDou No.4 chromosome 8, ASM1680809v1, whole genome shotgun sequence, one DNA window encodes the following:
- the LOC108344130 gene encoding putative F-box/FBD/LRR-repeat protein At1g78760 — protein MAPKRKQIEGELVMKRKRQKRRCRKDEKDRISELPDCVLLHIMSFMSTKAAIQTCSLSKRWKNLCKCLTSLTFCARYTGDICFRKFVSWVLSSRDHSHSLLNLVVISPTESEVLDLIMKYAMVHDVQRLTMRIDLTCKPAFRSLPFIFSCKSLTSLKICNVYDPNVMVIPDSLHLPFLKSLHLERVKFTATTADAEYVEPFSNCRVLETLYLRNCSMQNDSQALCISNSTLFSIKIYSYNIFAEKKAYNIALSTPNLRSFTIKGVNSHHLSSVCNLPLLEAVSIGLFMVKSSIIVKLMQALANARILTLGSFTLQAILVVSSFSIHFVLLLIFFMLKTCLHLQEEKKEIAVLSHACIQFALTVQDLSDGSTRLQPPCFVRLESLRVKSKLIELFDGQISKVVKYLLRNSPRTRVGVTWN, from the coding sequence ATGGCTCCAAAACGCAAACAAATTGAGGGAGAGTTGGTGATGAAAAGAAAGAGACAGAAGAGAAGATGCAGAAAAGATGAGAAGGACAGAATCAGTGAGTTGCCTGATTGTGTTTTGCTCCACATAATGAGTTTTATGAGCACAAAAGCTGCTATTCAAACCTGTTCTCTGTCTAAAAGATGGAAGAATCTCTGCAAATGTCTCACCAGTCTCACATTCTGTGCCAGATACACTGGGGACATTTGTTTCAGAAAATTTGTGTCATGGGTTTTGTCTAGCAGAGATCATTCTCATTCCCTGCTAAATCTTGTAGTTATAAGCCCAACTGAGTCTGAAGTTCTAGACTTGATCATGAAATATGCTATGGTTCATGATGTGCAGCGTTTGACAATGCGTATAGATTTAACATGCAAACCTGCATTTCGTTCCCTCCCTTTCATCTTTTCTTGTAAGTCTTTGACATCCCTCAAGATTTGCAATGTTTATGATCCAAATGTGATGGTGATTCCAGACTCTTTGCACTTGCCCTTTCTAAAAAGTCTGCATCTTGAACGTGTTAAGTTTACTGCAACTACTGCTGATGCTGAGTATGTTGAGCCTTTTTCAAACTGTCGCGTGTTAGAAACTTTGTACCTTCGAAACTGCTCCATGCAAAATGATTCACAAGCTCTCTGCATATCTAATTCTACCCTTTTCAGCATCAAGATATACAGTTACAATATATTTGCTGAAAAAAAAGCTTACAACATTGCACTTTCTACTCCGAATCTTCGTTCTTTCACCATCAAGGGTGTTAATAGTCACCATCTCTCTTCTGTGTGCAATCTACCTCTTCTTGAAGCTGTGAGTATTGGCTTGTTTATGGTGAAAAGTTCAATCATCGTAAAACTGATGCAAGCACTGGCCAATGCAAGGATATTGACTCTGGGTTCATTTACCCTTCAAGCAATACTAGTTGTAAGTTCATTTagtattcattttgttttgctccttatattttttatgctcAAAACATGTCTGCATTtacaagaagagaaaaaagagattgCAGTACTGAGTCATGCATGTATCCAATTTGCTCTAACTGTGCAGGATCTCTCTGATGGTTCAACAAGACTTCAACCACCCTGCTTTGTTAGATTGGAATCATTGAGAGTGAAAAGCAAATTGATAGAACTTTTTGATGGACAAATAAGCAAAGTTGTGAAGTACTTGCTTCGAAACTCTCCAAGAACCAGAGTTGGTGTCACATGGAATTAA
- the LOC108345847 gene encoding mediator of RNA polymerase II transcription subunit 11, with translation MDSQGQTTSLQRLQNVEKRIVKVLELAGGVMDELASPVGPRKDVVQNHCLEFMQLIKDIQVALRDEIKSACEYRPFEKCDYGPRIANEICHKKVEFIMSQLDAMKQTIDEYHAAV, from the exons ATGGATTCACAGGGCCAGACAACTTCTTTGCAGAGACTTCAGAATGTAGAAAAG AGAATCGTGAAGGTTTTGGAGCTTGCCGGAGGAGTAATGGATGAGCTTGCAAGCCCTGTTGGTCCTAGGAAAGATGTGGTCCAAAATCACTGCCTTGAGTTCATGCAATTAATCAAG GACATTCAGGTGGCATTGCGTGACGAAATCAAAAGTGCTTGTGAATATCGTCCATTTGAGAAATGTGACTATGGTCCAAGAATAGCCAATGAGATTTGTCACAAAAAGGTGGAATTTATTATGTCACAATTGGATGCAATGAAACAAACTATAGATGAATATCATGCGGCAGTTTGA